In the genome of Sphingomonas naphthae, one region contains:
- a CDS encoding thioredoxin domain-containing protein, with protein sequence MTRSRIVAPLFLAFLALAACGKKAEEGGVVAPTQPVAAVPPPAGSDWTETVAKTPEGGFRLGNPNAPVKLVEYGAFSCPHCRDFTAEAAEPLRADFIKSGKVSYEFRPFFLGPLDVPASLLTQCQGPAPYFKMAEQLFAAQEEWVGKVVALSREEQAKIQALPMAAQPAAFSKAMDLDGFFRQRGLPQAKIDACLADKTALADLTALQTRATEQDKVTGTPSFFINGAFVSGVTWPELAAKLRTATGG encoded by the coding sequence ATGACCCGTAGCCGTATCGTCGCCCCCCTGTTCCTCGCGTTCCTGGCGCTCGCCGCTTGCGGCAAGAAGGCGGAGGAGGGCGGCGTGGTCGCCCCCACGCAGCCCGTCGCCGCCGTGCCGCCGCCCGCCGGCAGCGACTGGACCGAGACGGTCGCCAAGACGCCCGAGGGCGGTTTCCGCCTGGGCAACCCCAATGCGCCCGTGAAGCTGGTCGAATATGGCGCCTTCAGCTGCCCGCACTGCCGCGACTTCACCGCCGAGGCGGCCGAACCGCTGCGCGCCGACTTCATCAAGAGCGGCAAGGTGAGCTACGAATTCCGCCCCTTCTTCCTCGGCCCGCTCGATGTGCCCGCCTCGCTGCTGACCCAGTGCCAGGGGCCGGCGCCCTACTTCAAGATGGCCGAGCAGCTGTTCGCCGCGCAGGAGGAATGGGTCGGCAAGGTGGTGGCGCTCAGCCGCGAGGAGCAGGCGAAGATCCAGGCGCTGCCGATGGCGGCGCAGCCGGCGGCGTTCAGCAAGGCGATGGATCTGGATGGCTTCTTCCGCCAGCGCGGTCTGCCGCAAGCCAAGATCGACGCCTGCCTGGCGGACAAGACCGCGCTGGCCGACCTCACCGCGCTCCAGACCCGCGCGACCGAGCAGGACAAGGTGACCGGCACGCCCAGCTTCTTCATCAACGGCGCCTTCGTGAGCGGCGTGACGTGGCCCGAACTCGCAGCCAAGCTGCGCACCGCCACCGGCGGCTGA
- a CDS encoding DsbA family protein: MKSFALIAALLFAAAPATLPAAPAKKPAAVPARDWLKVINRTPAGAFVIGNPAAKVKLVEYLSLTCSHCAHFAAEGYPALEANYIRPGLVSLEVRHAVRDGFDMAASILARCGAPGAYLGAVSTAFAKQDKWLGRAQAFSAANQDKLEKMNENEVFPAIAAGVGLDKLFAARGLTPARQKVCLTSVAEVKTLTASADEAWQKRQIPGTPAFYINGTHVAGSPEWAVLEPALKAALR, translated from the coding sequence ATGAAGTCGTTTGCGTTGATCGCCGCGCTGTTGTTCGCCGCCGCCCCCGCGACCCTGCCCGCCGCGCCGGCCAAGAAGCCCGCCGCCGTGCCCGCGCGCGATTGGCTCAAGGTCATCAACCGCACGCCGGCCGGCGCGTTCGTGATCGGCAATCCCGCCGCGAAGGTGAAGCTGGTCGAATATCTCTCGCTCACCTGCTCGCATTGCGCGCATTTCGCGGCCGAAGGCTATCCGGCGCTGGAGGCGAACTACATCCGCCCCGGCCTCGTCAGCCTGGAGGTGCGTCACGCCGTGCGCGACGGTTTCGACATGGCAGCCTCGATCCTGGCGCGCTGCGGCGCGCCGGGGGCCTATCTGGGCGCCGTCAGCACCGCCTTCGCCAAGCAGGACAAGTGGCTCGGGCGGGCGCAGGCTTTCTCCGCGGCCAATCAGGACAAGCTGGAGAAGATGAACGAGAATGAGGTGTTTCCGGCGATCGCCGCCGGCGTCGGCCTCGACAAGCTCTTCGCCGCGCGCGGGCTGACCCCGGCGCGGCAGAAGGTGTGCCTCACCAGCGTTGCCGAGGTGAAGACGCTTACCGCCAGCGCCGACGAGGCGTGGCAGAAGCGCCAGATCCCCGGCACGCCCGCTTTCTACATCAACGGCACCCACGTCGCCGGATCGCCCGAATGGGCGGTGCTGGAGCCGGCGCTGAAGGCCGCGCTGCGCTGA
- a CDS encoding DUF721 domain-containing protein, whose product MGAAMMKSGDDKTAAPPKKRAPAKRAAAEAPRANGPRSVAEMLPAVGGAAFRRFGFVQSSVVSRWREIVGPRYADVSSPESIRFPQGSRKDGTLTLSVDGAHAPMMQHVAPAIVERVNRFFGYEAVGRLVIRQGAARPLPAEPRRAPPSLRPVPVELGDSLRAVADPELRDCLSALAGALAASKGLPSFEDKARFEDEK is encoded by the coding sequence ATGGGAGCGGCGATGATGAAATCGGGTGATGACAAGACCGCCGCGCCGCCGAAGAAGCGCGCGCCCGCGAAGCGCGCCGCCGCCGAGGCGCCGCGCGCCAACGGCCCGCGCTCGGTGGCGGAGATGCTGCCGGCGGTGGGCGGGGCGGCCTTCCGCCGCTTCGGCTTCGTCCAGTCGTCGGTCGTCAGCCGCTGGCGCGAGATCGTCGGGCCGCGCTATGCCGACGTCTCCAGCCCGGAATCGATCCGCTTCCCGCAGGGCAGCCGCAAGGATGGCACGCTGACCCTCTCGGTCGATGGCGCCCACGCACCGATGATGCAGCATGTCGCACCCGCCATCGTCGAGCGGGTCAACCGCTTCTTCGGTTACGAGGCGGTCGGCCGGCTGGTGATCCGCCAGGGCGCGGCGCGGCCGCTGCCCGCCGAACCGCGCCGCGCGCCGCCGTCGCTGCGCCCGGTGCCGGTGGAGCTGGGCGACAGCCTTCGCGCCGTCGCCGATCCCGAATTGCGCGATTGCCTGTCGGCGCTCGCCGGTGCTCTGGCGGCCAGCAAGGGGCTGCCCAGTTTCGAAGACAAGGCCCGTTTCGAGGACGAGAAGTGA
- a CDS encoding A/G-specific adenine glycosylase: MSVDSRLGGRPGEAPIAASIAADLLAWYDVHARALPWRAPPGTPPPDPYRVWLSEVMLQQTTVAAVKPYFRAFLDRWPTVEALAAAEDADLMAAWAGLGYYARARNLLACARAVARDHGGRFPDTEAGLRALPGLGAYTAAAVAAIAFGRRAVVVDANVERVVARLFAIAEPLPAARPAIRAAADRITPEARAGDFAQAMMDLGSGICTTRNPACAICPLRPNCAAAATADPARFPVKAAKKPKPVRHGTAFWLEHNGAVLLVRRQPKGMLGGMRALPTGPWADTPPALADAPAEADWRPAGRLTHVFTHFALELEVVVASGSSAVDGEWWPIDRIADAGLPTLFARAAALAMAA, encoded by the coding sequence ATGTCCGTCGACAGCCGACTTGGGGGAAGGCCCGGCGAAGCCCCGATCGCCGCGTCGATCGCCGCCGATCTGCTCGCCTGGTACGATGTCCACGCCCGCGCCCTGCCGTGGCGCGCGCCGCCGGGCACCCCGCCGCCCGACCCCTATCGCGTCTGGCTGTCGGAGGTGATGCTCCAGCAGACCACGGTGGCGGCGGTGAAACCCTATTTCCGCGCCTTCCTCGATCGCTGGCCCACAGTAGAGGCGCTGGCGGCGGCCGAGGATGCCGATCTGATGGCCGCATGGGCGGGCCTCGGCTATTATGCCCGCGCCCGCAACCTGCTCGCCTGCGCGCGGGCGGTGGCCAGGGATCATGGCGGGCGCTTCCCCGATACGGAAGCGGGGCTGCGCGCCCTGCCGGGGCTGGGCGCCTACACCGCCGCCGCCGTCGCCGCGATCGCCTTCGGGCGGCGGGCGGTGGTGGTGGACGCCAATGTCGAGCGGGTCGTCGCCCGGCTGTTCGCCATAGCCGAACCGCTCCCCGCCGCCCGCCCCGCGATTCGCGCCGCCGCCGACAGGATCACGCCCGAGGCGCGGGCCGGGGATTTCGCGCAGGCGATGATGGATCTGGGCAGCGGCATCTGCACCACGCGCAACCCCGCCTGCGCGATCTGCCCGCTCCGCCCCAACTGCGCCGCCGCCGCGACCGCTGATCCCGCCCGCTTCCCGGTGAAGGCCGCGAAGAAGCCCAAGCCCGTCCGCCACGGCACCGCTTTCTGGCTGGAACACAACGGCGCGGTGCTGCTGGTGCGGCGACAGCCCAAGGGGATGCTGGGCGGCATGCGAGCGCTGCCAACCGGCCCCTGGGCGGACACGCCACCCGCGCTGGCCGACGCGCCCGCCGAAGCCGACTGGCGCCCGGCGGGACGACTGACCCACGTCTTCACCCATTTCGCGCTGGAGCTTGAGGTGGTGGTGGCCAGCGGATCGAGTGCGGTGGACGGCGAATGGTGGCCGATCGATCGGATAGCCGACGCCGGCCTGCCGACGCTGTTCGCGCGGGCGGCGGCGCTGGCCATGGCCGCCTGA
- a CDS encoding CocE/NonD family hydrolase, translated as MVKHGLLAGVAAMLLVGAAPPPAEPVFPAKGDIPEKFVRPEESADYIKRVVEIPMRDGVKLHTVIVIPKGATRAPIMLTRTPYNADMRAARTDGPSMLATLPQGDEVFVKDGYIRVFQDVRGKYGSEGVYVMTRPVRGPLNPTTTDHVTDAYDTIDWLVKNTPESNGKVGMIGSSYEGFTVAMALLDPHPALKVAAPESPMVDGWMGDDWFMYGAFRNPNLSYFTGQTTKRGKGVSSWSAPDGADDYDVMLKGGSTGDVAKSLGLDQLPLWRRTSQHPAYDDYWQGQALDKLLAKNPSNVPTIWLQGIWDQEDMWGAIHSWSELKAAGKLANNHLVMGPWRHSGVNYDGTTLGPLKFEGDTALQFRRDVLKPFFDQYLKDAAPAAETPQVFIYNTGENHWDRFKDWPLACDSGCASPMTPMYLAPGAGLSFSKPAAGTDKYVSDPAKPVPYLPRPVRFSEGERWRTWLLTDQRFADGRPDVLTYVTEPLKEPLRISGAPVAELHAATTGTDADWVVKVIDVYPQMPSNPSMDGYEFPVSLAIFRGRYRDSFSKPTAIPAGKPQTYKFALPTANHVFQPGHRVMIQIQSTLFPLYDRNPQTFVPNIFFAKPGDYKAQTHSVLRGGSEASAVWLPVVK; from the coding sequence ATGGTGAAGCACGGTCTGCTGGCGGGCGTGGCGGCGATGCTGCTGGTGGGCGCGGCGCCGCCGCCGGCCGAGCCGGTATTTCCCGCCAAGGGCGACATCCCCGAAAAGTTCGTCCGCCCCGAGGAGAGCGCGGATTATATCAAGCGCGTCGTCGAGATCCCGATGCGCGACGGGGTGAAGCTCCACACCGTGATCGTCATCCCCAAGGGCGCCACCCGCGCCCCGATCATGCTGACCCGCACCCCCTATAACGCCGACATGCGCGCCGCCCGCACCGACGGCCCCTCGATGCTCGCCACTTTGCCGCAGGGCGACGAGGTTTTCGTGAAGGACGGCTACATCCGCGTCTTTCAGGACGTGCGCGGCAAATATGGATCGGAGGGCGTCTATGTGATGACCCGGCCCGTACGTGGCCCGCTCAACCCCACCACCACCGATCACGTCACCGATGCCTATGACACGATCGACTGGCTGGTGAAGAACACGCCCGAAAGCAACGGCAAGGTCGGCATGATCGGCTCCTCCTACGAGGGGTTCACCGTCGCGATGGCGCTGCTCGATCCGCATCCGGCGCTGAAGGTCGCGGCACCCGAAAGCCCGATGGTCGATGGCTGGATGGGCGACGACTGGTTCATGTACGGCGCGTTCCGCAACCCCAACCTCAGCTACTTCACCGGCCAGACGACCAAGCGCGGCAAGGGCGTCTCGTCGTGGAGCGCGCCCGACGGCGCCGACGATTATGACGTGATGTTGAAGGGCGGCTCGACCGGCGATGTCGCCAAGTCGCTCGGCCTCGACCAGCTTCCCCTGTGGCGTCGCACGTCGCAGCACCCGGCCTATGACGACTATTGGCAGGGCCAGGCGCTCGACAAACTGCTCGCCAAGAATCCCTCCAACGTGCCGACCATCTGGCTCCAGGGCATCTGGGATCAGGAGGATATGTGGGGCGCGATCCATAGCTGGTCCGAACTGAAAGCGGCCGGCAAGCTCGCCAACAACCATCTCGTCATGGGGCCGTGGCGGCATAGCGGCGTGAATTACGACGGCACCACGCTCGGCCCGCTGAAGTTCGAGGGCGACACCGCGCTCCAGTTCCGCCGCGACGTGCTCAAGCCCTTCTTCGACCAATATCTGAAGGATGCCGCCCCCGCCGCCGAGACGCCGCAGGTGTTCATCTACAACACCGGCGAGAATCACTGGGATCGCTTCAAGGATTGGCCGCTCGCCTGCGACAGCGGCTGCGCGAGCCCGATGACGCCCATGTATCTGGCGCCGGGTGCCGGCCTGTCCTTCTCGAAGCCCGCCGCCGGCACGGACAAATATGTTTCCGATCCCGCCAAGCCGGTGCCCTATCTGCCGCGCCCGGTGCGTTTCTCGGAAGGCGAGCGGTGGCGGACGTGGCTGCTGACCGACCAGCGTTTCGCCGATGGCCGGCCGGACGTGCTGACCTACGTCACCGAGCCGCTCAAGGAACCGCTGCGCATCTCCGGCGCGCCCGTCGCCGAGCTGCACGCCGCCACCACCGGCACCGATGCCGATTGGGTGGTCAAGGTGATCGACGTCTATCCGCAGATGCCGTCGAACCCCTCGATGGACGGCTACGAATTCCCCGTCAGCCTCGCCATCTTCCGTGGCCGCTATCGCGACAGTTTCTCGAAGCCGACCGCGATCCCGGCCGGCAAACCCCAGACCTACAAATTCGCGCTGCCCACCGCCAACCACGTATTCCAGCCCGGCCACCGCGTGATGATCCAGATCCAGTCCACGCTGTTCCCGCTCTACGACCGCAACCCGCAGACCTTCGTGCCGAACATCTTCTTCGCCAAGCCGGGGGATTACAAAGCGCAGACCCACAGCGTGCTGCGCGGTGGCAGCGAGGCCAGCGCGGTTTGGTTGCCGGTGGTGAAGTAA
- a CDS encoding cytochrome P450, translated as MSKLFTPPYPVPPKTKPNPIKRFRLGWNSWIHTLFEKSYTMKLGETHLPNVAIYMANDQDVVHRVLDDCRDADDGNPRTFPKHWLLDELLEPLVGNGIFVANGKDWEEQRRMMNPAFQHTHLKLTFAMMQAAVDEVIGRMAAEDLSRPVHVDPFMTHLAADIIFRTMFSVPLDAEGAARIFHAFHRFQSQMQPSITLHIFGLPKFGYRKRAVKAAAKIHTVFAEIVRERYDNYHATGDAGPEDILQSLLEARNPTSGAPFTFAELIDQISVIFLAGHETSASAMTWALYILSECPHVATAMRAELEAATGGGPIRFETLKSLTMTRNVFKETLRLYPPVSFLLREVTAPIRFRDKLLKPKAMVAVSPWLLQRSPDWWQCPHAFDPDRFERPDQADACKRAYLPFGRGPRVCIGAGFAQQEAVLLLASAVRRFDIAAIPGDKPDPISRLTLRPKHGARVRLSLRPSVPDQMGDDAPVGEV; from the coding sequence ATGAGCAAATTGTTCACGCCCCCCTACCCCGTTCCGCCCAAGACCAAGCCCAACCCGATCAAGCGGTTCCGGCTGGGGTGGAATTCGTGGATCCATACGCTCTTCGAGAAGAGCTACACGATGAAGCTGGGCGAGACGCATCTGCCCAACGTGGCCATCTACATGGCGAACGATCAGGACGTGGTGCACCGCGTGCTGGACGATTGCCGCGACGCCGACGACGGCAATCCGCGCACCTTCCCCAAACATTGGCTACTCGACGAACTGCTGGAGCCGCTGGTCGGCAACGGCATCTTCGTGGCCAACGGCAAGGATTGGGAGGAGCAGAGGCGGATGATGAACCCCGCCTTCCAGCACACCCATCTGAAGCTGACCTTCGCGATGATGCAGGCGGCGGTGGACGAGGTGATCGGGCGGATGGCGGCCGAGGATCTCTCCCGCCCGGTCCATGTCGATCCGTTCATGACGCATCTGGCGGCGGACATCATCTTCCGCACGATGTTCTCCGTGCCGCTGGATGCCGAGGGGGCGGCGCGCATCTTCCACGCCTTCCACCGCTTCCAGTCGCAGATGCAGCCGAGCATCACGCTCCACATCTTCGGCCTGCCCAAATTCGGCTATCGCAAGCGCGCGGTGAAGGCGGCGGCGAAAATCCACACCGTCTTCGCCGAGATCGTGCGCGAGCGGTACGACAATTATCATGCGACGGGCGATGCGGGGCCGGAGGATATCCTCCAGTCGCTGCTGGAGGCGCGCAACCCGACGAGCGGCGCGCCCTTCACCTTCGCCGAGCTGATCGACCAGATTTCGGTGATCTTCCTGGCGGGGCACGAAACCTCGGCCAGCGCGATGACCTGGGCGCTCTACATATTGTCCGAATGTCCGCACGTCGCGACGGCGATGCGGGCGGAACTGGAGGCGGCGACGGGCGGCGGGCCGATCCGCTTCGAGACGCTGAAATCGCTGACGATGACTCGCAACGTCTTCAAGGAGACGCTGCGCCTCTATCCGCCGGTGTCCTTCCTGCTGCGCGAGGTGACCGCGCCGATCCGCTTCCGCGACAAATTGCTCAAGCCCAAGGCGATGGTGGCGGTGTCGCCGTGGCTGCTCCAGCGCAGCCCGGACTGGTGGCAATGCCCCCACGCCTTCGATCCCGACCGTTTCGAGCGGCCCGATCAGGCCGACGCCTGCAAGCGCGCCTACCTGCCCTTCGGGCGCGGCCCGCGCGTGTGCATCGGCGCGGGCTTCGCCCAGCAGGAGGCGGTGCTGTTGCTGGCGAGCGCGGTGCGCCGCTTCGACATCGCCGCCATCCCCGGCGACAAGCCCGATCCGATCAGCCGGCTGACCTTGCGCCCCAAGCATGGCGCGCGGGTGCGGTTAAGCCTGCGGCCATCCGTTCCCGATCAAATGGGGGATGACGCCCCCGTGGGCGAGGTCTAA
- a CDS encoding methyltransferase domain-containing protein has product MTAVSPVDATDSSDRLTIDPFGLNPNMLSRIEGVGGDEPTIDPTMAFHTAYHHFLPGPIAFHIQIEGLEATSGAFVIFINEFREDEDAKEIKRANVDLATLAEGGGAYRLTTIAEEDVGYAIHAQIHGETDARATAIRIDCDRRTDESVFSVKLAEAKRALFGGSPTGKLKGLVTAEPATLLHPVSQMCTAAQMDEPTYLDWVGRMNRAPHRHRKQWEFVYVGRALEYYGALQPGKRGLGFGVGIEPLPAVFAKAGCDVVATDLDPNDDRSAIWSLTHQHGTALADLRDPSIVPNEIFDEKVRFESADMTRIPAHFRDFDFCWSSCAFEHLGSIQAGLDFVVNSLDTLKPGGIAVHTTELNLTSGFRTMSRGDTVLFRKRDFERLALVLNARGHEVMPLSFDQGEQPDDQFVDVPPYCSDVHLKVALKRYVTTSFGIIVRKKP; this is encoded by the coding sequence ATGACTGCCGTTTCCCCCGTCGACGCGACGGACAGCTCCGATCGACTCACCATCGACCCGTTCGGTCTCAACCCCAACATGCTGAGCCGGATCGAGGGCGTCGGCGGCGACGAGCCGACGATCGACCCGACGATGGCCTTCCACACGGCCTATCACCATTTCCTGCCCGGCCCGATCGCCTTCCACATCCAGATCGAGGGTCTGGAGGCGACCAGCGGCGCTTTCGTCATCTTCATCAACGAGTTTCGCGAGGATGAGGATGCCAAGGAGATCAAGCGAGCCAACGTCGATCTGGCGACGCTCGCGGAGGGCGGCGGCGCCTATCGGCTGACCACCATCGCGGAAGAGGATGTCGGCTACGCCATCCACGCGCAGATCCACGGCGAGACCGATGCGCGCGCCACCGCGATCCGCATCGATTGCGACCGGCGCACGGACGAATCCGTGTTTTCGGTAAAGCTGGCCGAGGCCAAGCGCGCGCTGTTCGGCGGCTCGCCCACGGGCAAGCTCAAGGGCCTCGTCACCGCCGAGCCCGCCACCCTGCTCCACCCCGTGTCGCAGATGTGTACCGCCGCGCAGATGGACGAGCCGACCTATCTCGACTGGGTCGGCCGAATGAATCGCGCGCCGCATCGCCACCGCAAGCAGTGGGAGTTCGTCTACGTCGGCCGCGCGCTCGAATATTATGGCGCGCTCCAGCCCGGCAAGCGCGGACTGGGCTTCGGCGTCGGCATCGAGCCGCTGCCGGCGGTGTTCGCCAAGGCGGGCTGCGACGTGGTCGCGACCGACCTCGATCCCAATGACGATCGCTCGGCGATCTGGAGCCTGACGCACCAGCACGGCACGGCGCTCGCCGATTTGCGCGATCCCTCGATCGTGCCGAACGAGATTTTCGACGAGAAGGTGCGCTTCGAATCGGCGGACATGACGCGCATTCCCGCGCACTTCCGCGATTTCGACTTCTGCTGGTCGTCCTGCGCGTTCGAGCATCTCGGCTCCATCCAGGCGGGCCTCGATTTCGTGGTCAATTCGCTCGACACGCTGAAGCCGGGCGGGATCGCGGTCCACACGACCGAACTGAACCTCACCTCGGGCTTCCGCACGATGTCGCGCGGCGACACGGTGCTGTTCCGCAAGCGCGATTTCGAGCGGCTGGCGCTGGTGCTGAACGCACGCGGGCATGAGGTGATGCCGCTCAGCTTCGACCAGGGCGAGCAGCCCGACGACCAGTTCGTCGATGTCCCGCCTTATTGCTCGGACGTGCACCTGAAGGTGGCGCTGAAGCGGTATGTGACGACCTCGTTCGGGATCATCGTCCGCAAGAAGCCGTAA
- a CDS encoding ComEC/Rec2 family competence protein, which yields MSAMEAWLDAERDQLALWLPVGLGLGIALWFLLPTRDGWTIAMLAAAGVGGLAFALGRGGRLGPAIGLFAVATALGCGIVWWRAERVAAPILPRVTVATFEGQVEAVEPRPADGITRLTLAPTGDLPPRIRVNVADRDLPAGIVAGTRVSLRARLLPPPTASLPGAYDFARVAWFKGLGATGRALGRVTITAPSPERWRDRLAAWRQRLTAHIVARVGGAAGGIAAAFVTGDVGAIRQQDGEAMRRSGLAHLLSISGLHVTAAVGAAMLLALRLLALSPTLALRWPLPVIAAGAGALVGIGYTLLSGAEVPTIRSCVAALLVLGGIVMGREAITLRLVATGALIVLLLWPEALAGPSFQLSFAAVTAIVALHEHPRIRALFLKRDEGLAPRLTRELGSLLLTGIVVEGALMPIGLYHFHRAGLYGAMANILAIPLSTFVIMPLEALALLFDVAGLGASLWWLAGHAVRLLLAIAHVTASLPGSSAALPSMPAGAFALMIAGGLWIALWRTRLRRLGLVPLVAGALWTIATPAPDILITGDGRHVAVRTSDGRLVLLRDRAGDYVRDMMGTAAGVEGEADPLDGAPEARCNADLCRINLAAGGRTWRLLATRSVYFVDRAAFAGACATADIVVSDRRLPRTCTPRWIRADRDLLRATGGLAITLATGRVDSVVMPGDEHPWR from the coding sequence ATGTCCGCGATGGAAGCGTGGCTGGATGCCGAGCGCGATCAACTCGCGCTGTGGCTGCCGGTCGGCCTCGGGCTCGGCATCGCGCTGTGGTTCCTGCTGCCCACGCGCGACGGGTGGACGATCGCCATGCTCGCGGCGGCGGGCGTGGGCGGGTTGGCCTTCGCGCTGGGGCGGGGCGGGCGGCTGGGGCCGGCGATCGGCCTGTTCGCGGTGGCGACGGCTCTCGGCTGCGGCATCGTCTGGTGGCGCGCCGAGCGGGTCGCCGCGCCGATCCTGCCGCGCGTGACGGTCGCGACCTTCGAGGGCCAGGTCGAGGCGGTCGAGCCGCGCCCGGCCGATGGCATAACCCGGCTGACCCTGGCGCCGACGGGCGATCTGCCGCCGCGCATCCGGGTGAATGTGGCCGATCGCGATCTGCCCGCCGGGATCGTCGCCGGCACCCGCGTGTCGCTGCGCGCCCGGCTGCTCCCGCCGCCCACCGCCTCTCTGCCCGGCGCCTATGATTTCGCGCGGGTGGCGTGGTTCAAGGGCCTCGGCGCCACCGGCCGCGCGCTGGGGCGTGTCACGATCACCGCCCCCTCGCCGGAACGCTGGCGCGACCGGCTGGCCGCGTGGCGCCAGCGGCTGACGGCGCATATCGTCGCCCGCGTCGGCGGCGCGGCGGGCGGGATCGCCGCCGCCTTCGTCACCGGCGACGTCGGCGCCATCCGGCAACAGGATGGCGAGGCGATGCGCCGCTCGGGCCTCGCCCACCTCCTGTCGATCAGCGGCCTGCACGTCACGGCGGCGGTCGGCGCGGCGATGCTGCTGGCGCTACGGCTGCTGGCGCTGTCGCCCACCCTCGCGCTGCGATGGCCTTTGCCGGTGATCGCGGCGGGGGCGGGGGCGCTCGTCGGCATCGGCTACACCCTCCTGTCGGGCGCCGAGGTGCCGACGATCCGCTCCTGCGTGGCGGCCTTGCTGGTGCTGGGCGGCATCGTCATGGGGCGCGAGGCGATCACGCTTCGGCTGGTCGCGACGGGCGCGCTGATCGTCCTGCTGCTCTGGCCCGAGGCGCTGGCCGGCCCCAGCTTCCAGCTGAGCTTCGCCGCCGTCACCGCGATCGTTGCCCTCCACGAACATCCCCGCATCCGCGCCCTGTTCCTCAAGCGCGACGAGGGGCTGGCCCCGCGCCTCACGCGCGAACTCGGCTCGCTGCTGCTGACCGGCATCGTCGTCGAGGGCGCGCTGATGCCGATCGGTCTCTACCATTTTCACCGCGCCGGCCTCTACGGCGCGATGGCCAATATCCTCGCCATCCCCTTGAGCACCTTCGTCATCATGCCGCTGGAGGCGCTGGCGTTGCTGTTCGACGTGGCCGGGCTGGGCGCCTCCTTGTGGTGGCTGGCGGGCCATGCTGTGCGGCTGTTGCTGGCCATCGCCCATGTCACCGCGTCGCTGCCCGGATCGAGCGCCGCGCTCCCCTCGATGCCGGCCGGCGCCTTCGCGCTGATGATCGCGGGCGGGCTGTGGATCGCCTTGTGGCGCACCCGCCTGCGCCGGCTGGGCCTTGTTCCGCTCGTCGCCGGCGCGCTCTGGACGATCGCCACCCCCGCGCCCGACATTCTCATTACCGGCGATGGCCGCCATGTCGCGGTGCGGACCAGCGACGGCCGGCTGGTCCTGCTGCGCGACCGGGCGGGCGATTATGTCCGCGACATGATGGGCACCGCCGCCGGCGTCGAGGGCGAGGCCGATCCCCTCGACGGCGCGCCCGAAGCGCGCTGCAACGCCGATCTCTGCCGCATCAATCTGGCGGCGGGCGGCCGCACATGGCGCCTCCTCGCCACCCGCAGCGTCTATTTCGTCGACCGCGCCGCCTTCGCCGGGGCCTGCGCCACCGCCGACATCGTCGTCAGCGACCGCCGCCTCCCGCGCACCTGCACGCCCCGTTGGATCCGGGCGGATCGCGATCTACTGCGGGCCACAGGAGGACTGGCGATCACCCTCGCCACCGGCCGCGTCGATAGCGTCGTCATGCCCGGCGACGAACATCCGTGGCGATAG